TTACACAGAGTTCAATGTGCCCAGGAGAGCAGTGAAGCAGAAACCGATCGCAAACATCGACTTCATCCGAACTGCAGAGAGATCTCTATTGTGGTTTTTCAGCTTTTCTTCCTCAAGATTCAGTCTTCGTTTCTGGTTCTTACTAGCTGCTGATTCACCCAGAGCTTCTTTCCGCTTTTCCACTGAAACGGCAACCCCACCATCAGTGAAATTACCAAACCATTAACTATCAGTTGCTGCTTACGTTTCTTGCTTTGCTTGTCGACTTCATTCTTGAGTTTTTGATATTTCTCCGTTCTATAAACCATGAGCCAAGTAAGACCTGTGCAGAAtgttggaaagttttacttcaatGCATCAGTGCAATTTAaactaaaagcaaaaaaatagcAACTAAAGATTAAATCAATTTGGTCTGGTTGGAATTCTTCACTTACCCTCTGCAAGTAAAGCAGTTACAACCGAAATAAATACAATCAGCAAGCTATCTCCTAACATGATttcaagttaatctggcaagaAACCAAATTTAGATTCATTGCAACATTTATATATCTCATAATGCTTATGCAAAAccattcaaaaaattatttaaagtgTTTGACCAGGCCAGCCAACGATTGAGGACTGGAAACTCAACACCACATAactgcaaaataataacaaacagaACTCTTACTGAGAATTAAATGTTCAAATATGTTGATGATCTAcagttataaataaaacatcaCAAGCACACAAATGTCTTCAGATGATTACAGCAAGCAAACCACATAAGCCATCATCTCACCAAAATATGTGGTGAGCGGAGTAGAAAATTTACACATTGtatcaaacatttttgcagCAGAGAAAAATATACAGAGATTGGCcaatatttcagaaaaaaattcatcAATCCAAGTCCTCAACAGTGAGGGAGGCAGACTTGTCATTGCCCTTGTCACTCTCATCATcaaagaaacttttcattaaattttcaaaaaaacctTGAGGTTTTTCGTTTGTTGTGACCAATCCAAAATAATGTTGAGCAATTTTCTCCAAGTAATTAAAGTAGAGAATGTCTCTTTGGAGAGAGGGTTGGTAAAGTTCACACAAAACAGTGAACATCGGCAACTGACAATCTTTCACAGAAACcagaagaaaataaataaagttgatAAGAGGATATTTATATGGAGGCCCCGAACCAATCAGTGGATGGGACGTTGTGTAAGAAATGAAGACGTTGTTAGCAGCCTCATCACATTTTGTACAAAGAAGTTGTAAAATGGCTTGCACAGGAAACAAATCCACTTCACCAGCCAAACCATGATGTAATGAATAGTCTTGAAGCATCTTCCCAAAATTAGCACCATCGCCGGAATAGAGAAAATGCCGTCTTGCTTCagcaaacattttgcttttcCAATAATTCACAGCAAACTTTTGCCGCAGTTGCTTGTTGCCAGTTTTTGGTGCATCAGCACAAGTTGCTGACCAGGCGACGGCGCGTTTTTCAAATGATTCCTTTTCCACCATATCATTGGGAAGCAAGACATGCATTTCACCAAGAGTCTCAATTATGTCATCATTTGCAACATCACTGGAAAACTTTTCCAATGATTCAACAAACAACATGCACAATTGAGATGCACTTCCAAATTCAGAATTCTCAAACAAAAAGATTGCTCCAGACCTGACCAGGTCACGTGCATCCTGGAAccttttctttgcattgtatCTGTGATACAAAGTGGTGTAAAGCTGGTGGGCTTCATAAAAGTTGCAAGaacttttactttttgccAATTTTTCTTCTATTCTTGCCAACGCATTActcatttttatcaaaaacacaGATGAAATGGTAAAATTATCCTGTTGGCTTGGGCTAAAATGCTAaatcatcaaaatatttaaaacaaaacaagatgCAAGTGAATATAGATACACATATGACATTTAAAGATACAAGAAATTTCTGGAATATGTCAGACTGCATAATTTGATACTTTTCGCCAAGATTTTGGGAGTGTAGAAGCAAAATTTCAGTGTTCACCGTGACTCTGGTCCGTATCatatatttcattaaattttaagtatATACACAGCTGCCTGATGAGTGaaaggtttaaattttaacacaaaagTTTGTTCAAGTGATATATAATATATGGACTTTTTAATTTGAGGTACCTACCAATGGGAGGTGCTGCTTTAATGCAGCGACTTGCTTACCACTATCACTTGAAGAAGGGaccacaaacgcaaagtcTACACTTGTTATCATTATATAGTCAACTATGAGTAGTTTTGGCAAGCGTGTACAACCACCACAACACATTGCACGAAGCAAAAACTTATTCATAGCAGAGAAAATGTTTAGGTTAAGATCATCAAAGCCTTACAAATAAGACATAACAATTAGCCAAATTTCCATTAGAGTCGTTGAAAATTTATCCGGCTCACAGATATGTCGTTACTGAACCTATAGTTGCTGGTATTAGACTAGAAATGCACTGGATAAAGATTGAATGGGTGAACACTTGGCTAGTTGTTGCACATCAGCACACCCAAGATCTCAAAGAATCCTACCATGAAATATACAGACCGACTGTGACTCGTGGCCTTGCAGGCTGCCAGGCACGTGCGGCGTTTGTGGTAGGCAAGGTACAGCGTTTTATAATACAAAACTGAGAAAAAAGTAATGTTTCCTTATTAAAGAGAACGCTTTTATATCGTTTTGACCAAAAAATCTCGGGCGTGCCATACTTTGCATTCTGGGGAATAACTTACAGGCTTAGCAGCTAAACAACTTATTGGCTTTCCATAAGAAGTTCTGAAGTTTGAGACTCAGTcgagaaaagaaaataaaagatgTCGGTTGCTTTTATTTCATCACATCTTCGCTACCCTTTACAGCCtatagctggggtctagtatacaaaggcatcccgTGGTCGTGCACTTGCATACAAGACCTAGAAAGCTTTTGACTTGCAATTTACTCCTTCCCGAACATTTCCGGTGTATCATAAAAACTTTCGACACAAGTTGCCActttaaattcaatttttggCAATTTGAACAATAAATTAATGTATGCATGATTGCTGCCTGCGTCAGTCTGGCAGAATCCTAACAGAATCATAGTGCCCGTAAGTTTTGACGTgtttccaacaaaaaaaataaaaatgactgaGTGATGAAACCATAGATATcgtatatataataactagatATCTAACTACCTTGCGCTTGCGCTTTAAGAAGTGAAGCCAGTATGGGTCCGCCATTTTGTCAACATATGCGACCAGAAACGCTCTTGCGCATATGTGTGGAATGGAACATATGAAAGGATTATGTGAGATTGGCAAATAGTAATAAAATGGAAAGACGTTTTTTATGATGCAGACGATGCTAAGCAATATTCCTAAAGCTCAATTGCGTATTTAAAGGGTGTTTAACGTTGAAATAGCCTAGATAGTGGAACCTAGGCTAGACCTAGATTTCTAGGCTACcggcaatttgcaaaaatttgtgtAGTGTAAGTACTAATTATTCATCtgattttagaaatatttgtttcatAATGGTTACTTGTTCAGCATATAACTGTACTAATCGATctggaaaaacaaatattgatAAGATATCATTCCATACATTTCCGCTATCAAACCAAgatctttgcaaaaaatgGATAGTCGCAATGAAGAGAGACAAATTTAAGCCAACAAAAATCAGTGTACTTTGTGGAAATCATTTCAAGGCAAGTGATTTTCTTGAAGGAGCAAATAAACGCAATCATCAGCGTGAACGACAATGTCTAAAAAACGATGCAGTACcttctgttttttgtttccCATCCCATCTCTGTGCCCCACCACATTTATCccgtaaaagaaaacaaagggCTAGCATTGTTATTAGCTCAATGAAAAAAAGCAAGGCATCAGAAGACAAAAAAAGCATGCAAGCAGTTACGTCCAGTTGTGTTGCACAGGAACACAATTACTCAGCATCGGTAGTACTGACACCAACAAAATCTCACTTGcgcaagaaaattaaaattttaaggcaAAAAATACGACGTTCTGACAAGAAGGTACAATCACTAAAAGCAGTTATTGACAATCTGAAATCTAGCGGTTACATATCAGAAGAAGCAAGCACAATGCTAGCCAACAACTTTTCCGGCATCACAAAAGAACTGTTTAGATCTCAATTGATTAACAATGGACGTAATTCCAAAGGTCACCGTTACAATgatgaaatcaaaaaatttgcttCCACACTTCACTTCTATTCTCCAAAAGCTTATGATTACTTAAGACGATCATTTTCTTTGCCAGCACCAAGCTCTTTGGCAGACTGGGCATCATCAGTCAATTGTGAACCTGgtttttttattgatgttttcaGTCACCTGCAAAAAAAGGCCAATACTGACAAAACATACTCGGACTGTGCACTAATGTGCGACGCAATGCACATCAGGTCACATACACCTTTTAACAAGTTTACTGGAAAATATGAAGGTTTTGTAAACTATGGGGAAGGCATACTTCCTTTTGATACGGAAGCTGTTGCAAGTGAAGCACTGGTTTTCATGCTAGTTGGACTACAAGGCTGCTGGAAATATCCAGTTGGATATGTTTTATGTAACAAGATGACAGCAACTGATTTAAAGTTGCtcattttcaaagcaattGAAATAGCATCATCAAATGGCTTAAATATTGTTTCCGTTACCTGTGATGGTTGCAGTGTAAATTTGCAAGCTATGTGTCAAGCTGGTTGCAAGATAGGGCAATCTGTGGCAGAAATTGATGGCGCTTTTAGACATCCAAGCAAAGAAGACCCCATTTACTTTATGCCAGATCCTTGCCATATGCTCAAACTGGCTCGAAATGCTTTGGCTGACTTGGGCATCATCCATGATGGAGAAAAACAGCCTATAAAATGGAAGCATATCAgcaatttacacaaaattcaGCAGGAAGAAGGCCTTAAATTTGGCAATTCATTATCAGTCAGCCACAttgaatttcaaaaacacaaaatgaaGGTGAAATTTGCAGCCCAGACAATTAGTAGTTCGGTTGCTGATGCTATTgaatttttgatgaaatatggTCATGAAATATGGTCAATTTAAAGACGCCAGTGGAACGATCCATTTTATCAGGGTCATTGACCAAt
Above is a window of Clavelina lepadiformis chromosome 8, kaClaLepa1.1, whole genome shotgun sequence DNA encoding:
- the LOC143468556 gene encoding calcium load-activated calcium channel-like translates to MLGDSLLIVFISVVTALLAEGLTWLMVYRTEKYQKLKNEVDKQSKKLEKRKEALGESAASKNQKRRLNLEEEKLKNHNRDLSAVRMKSMFAIGFCFTALLGTLNSVFEGRIVAKLPFVPLGLFQGISHRGLPGSDFTDCSFIFLYILCTMSIRQNIQKLLGFAPSRAAAKQGGGLFQPPQATNK
- the LOC143468533 gene encoding Golgi to ER traffic protein 4 homolog, which translates into the protein MSNALARIEEKLAKSKSSCNFYEAHQLYTTLYHRYNAKKRFQDARDLVRSGAIFLFENSEFGSASQLCMLFVESLEKFSSDVANDDIIETLGEMHVLLPNDMVEKESFEKRAVAWSATCADAPKTGNKQLRQKFAVNYWKSKMFAEARRHFLYSGDGANFGKMLQDYSLHHGLAGEVDLFPVQAILQLLCTKCDEAANNVFISYTTSHPLIGSGPPYKYPLINFIYFLLVSVKDCQLPMFTVLCELYQPSLQRDILYFNYLEKIAQHYFGLVTTNEKPQGFFENLMKSFFDDESDKGNDKSASLTVEDLD